From a single Gemmatimonadota bacterium genomic region:
- a CDS encoding septum formation inhibitor Maf — MTEAPLVLASKSPRRKQLLEMLGIPVIISASDVQEIPLPQEAPAAYSRRLARDKARAAPGEFVLGADTIVVIDGAILEKPADAADAVRMLERLQGNRHEVITSVCLVARGREYEAADVTAVYFRPATREWLASYVATGEPMDKAGAYGIQGYGAALVDRIEGDFFSVMGLPVRKVLDLLEQAGRPYRFTG, encoded by the coding sequence TCGAAATCACCCCGCCGGAAACAGTTGCTCGAAATGCTCGGAATCCCGGTGATCATCTCGGCCAGCGACGTGCAGGAGATCCCGCTGCCCCAGGAGGCGCCCGCGGCCTATTCGCGCCGCCTGGCCCGTGACAAAGCGCGGGCGGCGCCGGGCGAGTTCGTGTTAGGCGCCGATACCATCGTGGTGATCGACGGGGCCATTCTCGAAAAACCGGCGGATGCCGCCGACGCGGTCCGGATGCTGGAGCGGCTCCAGGGCAACCGGCACGAGGTGATCACCTCGGTGTGTCTGGTGGCCCGGGGCCGCGAGTACGAAGCGGCGGACGTCACGGCGGTGTATTTCCGGCCGGCCACTCGCGAGTGGCTGGCATCCTACGTGGCCACCGGCGAACCGATGGACAAGGCCGGAGCGTACGGCATTCAGGGGTATGGCGCCGCGTTGGTGGATCGGATCGAGGGCGATTTCTTCAGCGTGATGGGGTTGCCGGTCCGAAAAGTGCTCGACCTGCTGGAGCAGGCCGGCCGGCCGTACCGGTTTACAGGCTGA